From the genome of Streptomyces sp. NBC_01142:
TCGAGATCCTCTTCTCGACCGTCCAACGCAAGGTCGTCTCGCCCAATGACTTCACGGACCTCAGCGAGGTCCGGGATCGGCTCCGAGCATTCGAAGACCGCTACAACGCCACGGCACAGCCGTTCCAGTGGAGGTTCACCACCTCCTACTGGTCCGGCTCGACCGACACACACTCGGTCGGCAGGAAGAATCCTCCGCCCGTCCCGCCGCGTGATCAACCCTCGAAGGACTTCGAGCGCCGACCACTAAGCTCTAGTTGAGGCAGACGACGCCGACCCGCACAGGGCGGCCGCACGGGAGCCTTCCGACCCCGTCGAGTCCGCTGTCCGTGCGCCGTGTCCTGAGGCGGGTGAGTCCCTTCCCGGCGGCTGCGGCGACGGCCTCCCCGGCGGTCGTCAGCAGCCGCACCATGTACTTGTCTCCTTGGTCGTCCACCCACAACTCCGCCATCGGCAGCAGATCCTGGTCCAGGTCGCGGGCCCAGGCGGCCAGTGTGCGCAGCAGCTCAGCGGCGGACGCCGTCGACGTAGCGCGGCGGCCCTGCATGGTGCCGTTGGCGGGCGGGGCGATACCGGCGACCAGGACCACGTCTTGGTCGAGGTCGGCCGTCAGGGACCCGCCCCCGTCATCGCGCGCTGCGACCGGCTCGGTGCCCGCCACCGCTGCCATCCGCTCCAGGCTCACCCGTGCGGCCATCCCGCTCCCGCACACCTCGATTTGCGCGTCCCGCGCGCTCAGGCACAGCCGCACCGGCTCCAGTGGCCCGCAGGCATCCAGCAGCCGGGCAACCGCTTCCACGCAACGGGCCAGTGAGAGTGACATGTTCGTCATTCTCGTCCCCGCGACGCCGGCCCGTCGGGCACGAACCCCGCCCGTACTTGTTCCTCTGTCTTTCGGCTGGGGGCTCTGCCTTTGGGTAGAGGCGGGTCGCCTTCAAGGAGTAGGGGGCTCCGTACGGTGTTGGTAAGGACGGCTGTTGGTGAGGGGTGAGTATCCCTCGGGGGTGTCGTAGCGGGGTGCGACAATCCGTCCGTGTCTGAGGAGCTCTCGCGTTGGTATCGGGGCCGCCTGGTGGGCGGTCCGTTCTGGTCGTTCGACCCAGGCGAGTGCGCCGCGCTCGAACGGGAGATCGGGCTGCCCCTGCCACCCGCGTACCGCTCGTTCCTGCAAGCCGTCGGCGGGGAGAAGCTGGACTACTCGGTCCGCCTCCCGGCCTGTGAACCAGAACCGGTCCAGGGCTTCGACGAGCTCTACCAGTTGGGCCGTGACGACGCCGGTGAGTACGGCTGGGGAACTCTCATGGGCGAGTATCGGCGCAGTCGCGATGGGTGGCTCGCTGAGAACGTGCCCCTGACCGGCCTGCTGCCCATCGCCCGCAACGGCGGAAGCGACACCCTCTTCCTGGACCTGAACCCGGCCACTCATGGCCAGCTCCACGCGTTCGTCCATGCCATCGCCTGGCCGGGGTATCTGGGCAGCCATGTCTTCACAAAGGTCACCGACGACTTCGACGCCTACCTCGACAGCCTGTTCATCGACCCCGACATGGCCGAGGACGCCTGGGCCGATGTCGCCGAGAGCGATCCCTCGGACCTTGGCGGAGGACCGTCGAGGAGTGGCTGGACAAGGAACTGCCAGGCTGGCGTGCTGAAGCCTGGGCCACGACCTGATCTTCAAACGCTCTCCTCAAGGGTCTTCGGGTCCCCGAGGAATTCGCAGGGCCGCGTAGCCCAGGTAGTCCGTGCCAGCTCGCTCGGTAGCGCATTGCCGTCTGAGGGTTCACGCCAAGGGCGTCTGCCAAGACGGCCGGCGGGGCTTGGTGGACCATCTGGACCCAGGCTCTGGAGCGCGTGGCCATGGCCGGGATCCGAGCGGGCCTTCTCCTCCTTTGACGCGTCGGCGAGCGTCACCTCGGGACGCAGGACGACCTCGGTGATCCAGCCTCCTCCGCCGCTCTCCCCCATGGTCATGACCCCATGGGCGTGGTCCTTGTAGTCAATGACGCTCTAACGCCGTCGATAGCGCAGAGGTGGATCCCGACCGGCGCGTCGCGAACTACAGGGCGAACGTTGTCTGACGCGGCACTAGGCAAGCTCATTGTCGGAATTGAAGTTGTCGGAGCCCGCCCGGGCATGCACCGCACCTGAGAAGGAGGCGCTGGTCTCCGCTGGATTTCGCGCGAAGCCCAGGTCCTCGTCCGGAAACTCCGTGACCCCTCACTGCGGATCAGTGCCTGATGGTGCCGGGAACTATGGAGTGCTGCGCCATTGCCCTGAAGGAGTATCGCCGAAAGGCCGTCTGGGAAGACATTGCGGATGAGCAGCCCTCCATGCCGGCCCCGACCGCCTTGCCCTCCTCCCTTCCCGTTTCGCTTGGAACTCCGACTCTCGACTGGTTGGCGATGCCCTGGAGACGGTGATGTCAGCTGCCGAGTGCGTCCTCGACGACACCCGCTACCTGCTGCCCACCTTGACATGGCAGATCGGTGCCAAGCTGGTAAGTGCTGTGCCACCACCGCCTACTCGCCCGAGCACCTGCGGGCTGTGCCCATACCCGCCTACGCCCTGGCTACGGTCTGGGCCTGCCACGCGGCGCTCGCCCAAGCGGCCGACAGCGACGCCGACTCGTATTCTCCAGTCAGAGGCATGACAGCATTAACGGATCGGTGCGGTCAGCTGTTCCTGGGGGCTCGAAGCGTCACCTGTTCGGCGGGCAGCCGGATCACGCCGAGCTGGGCTGCGATCTCTTGCAGGCACGCCGGTTCCAGGGCGGCCAGTGGGGCAATGACGTCCTCGGCGAAGCCGTGGGCCAGGGAGCGCTTGACCAGGTCGGCGGACGGCGGCGAGTTGACGGCCGCGGCGAGGGCCAGACAGTAGGCGGCGTCCTCCTGGAGGTCGTCGATGAGGGGGAGTGCCTCGGTCTGAAGGCCTGCGTCGAGCATCGCTTTGACCAGGCTGGTGAGGACGCCCTCGGCCAGCACTTCGCTCAGTCGGCGGGCTTCGGCGTGGTAGCGATCCCAGAGGCGCAGGCGGACGACTGCCTCCAGCGGCACGGTATTCGTCACGTAGTGGGCGCCCGTGACCAGGGCGGCGTGCTGCAGCGTGTCCAGAAGGCTGGTGAAGTCCTCGGTGAGGCCGGTGGCCTGGCAGGCCGCGGTGAGCCAGGGACGGGCCCAGAGTCCGCCATCCAGAGTTACGCCTGGGTCTGCGGTTCCGGCGAGTTGAGCCGTGACGTCGCGGCACAGGGCCTGGTGGCCGGCGTCGCACATCTCGACGATCATCGCGGCTGCCTGCTCCTGCCCGCGGGCGCGGTCCTGCGGGGAACTCGCGGGCGTGGTCAGGGCCGTTTCACGGATCAGGGAGATCGCCGAGGGGATGTCGTCCGACAGCAGGTGCGCGCGCAACTCGAGGGTGAGGTCGGGGAGGTCGGTCCTGGGGAACCGGCGTGCCAGTTCGAGGGCCGCGTCGGCGTGCCCGGCGCGGAGGTGGAGGGAGATGAGCTCGTGAGTGACGCGGGTACGCCAGCCGGCCACGCTCGGGTCCGTCGACTTCTCGATGCCTTCGGTCACCTGGGCGATGAGCAGGTCGAGGTCGGCTGAGCGGTGATCGCCGTGCGCTTCGACGCCCCTGGCGGCGCCCAAGAGGATGTCGATGCGGTCGAGCTGATCTGCCTCGAACGCCGCCGCGATCCTCAGGGCGAGGTCGAGGTGGCCGAGCCGGGCGGCTGCGCTTGCCACAGCCTGCGCGTCCCACTGGGCACTTGTGTCGTCGCCGTCCTGCAGCACCGTGTTGAGGGCCAGTTCCAGGGCCGGCGTGGCCAGGTCCGTTCGTCCGGCGGTGCCGGCGGCCCGGGCGAAGGCCGCCAGGACGGTGGGCGGCGGCGTGTTCCTGGTCTCGTCGAGGACCGCCTCCACCTCGCATACCACGGGAGCGGCGTCCTGGGGCGTGTCGGAGTCGAGCAGCGCCAGGGCGATCTCCGTGAGGCAGTCCGCACGGATGCCGGGGTTGGCGATGTCCTGGGCCAGGGAGACCGCCAGCGAGAGGTGGCCGTTGGCCAGGGCAGACCTTGCGGCGTCGGCGAGCAACTCGTCGGAGGCCCCGGGCTGCCGAGGATCGAGGCCGTGGGCGGCGAGGGCGGCATAGGCGAGCTCGACAAGATCGAGACCGGGAGAGGCCGAGGCGGGCAGAGCGAGCAGGTGGCGGGCCCGGTCCTCGTCCTGGTAGGCGGCCGATTCCACGAGTTCGGAGGCGGCGAACTCATGGGTCAAGGCGGTGAGGAGCACTTCGGGCACGTTTCGACGGCCTCCCTTGGCGAAGTGCTCGCTGCAGGCGGTGAGGAGGGCTCGTTTCCTGCCGTCCCGGTCCAGGTCGGCGAGGTGCTGGACGAGGCGGTCGAGTTCGCCGAGAGCGGCGAACGCCGGCGCGAGGAGGCCGCAGAAGTCGGGGCGGTCCTCTGCATCGGCGTGTTCGATGGCCTCCTCGATGAGGGGCCGTGTCAGCGCGGGGTCGATCTCGGCCAGTGCGTCGGCGGCGGTGGTGATGGACCAGCCTCGCTCGTCGCCGCTCTCGGTGATGGCTTCGCGAGCGAGATCGGCGGCGCCTGGTTCGCCGTGCCGCGCAAGCGCGAGGGCTGCGCGCACCGTATGTGGCATCCGCTCCAGGGGCAACCTCCCCGGTACGGCCATGGCTTCGTGGATGAGGTTCCGCGCCTCGGCCGGCTGACTGTCCAGCAGGTGCTCGCCGATCGCCAGCAGCGCCTCGGCCTGCACGTAGACGTTCTGCAGGGTGCGGGCGAACTGGATGCCCTCCTCGGCTCGGCCGAGGCGTACCAGCAACAGCGGATACGTGAAGGGCATGGTGAAGTTGTCGTCCTCGATGCGCTTGCGGAGCAGCGACACCCGCGTCAGCAGGGTGAGGTCGCAGTCGGGGGCTGCCTCGAGGAGCCTTGCCGCGTTCGACAGTTCGGACAGCGCGGCCAGATCGCCGTCGGTCCGGCGGCGGAGCAGGGTGCGGCGCGCGGGGGAGGCCAGGGCTGCCAGCGTCCGGCCTGCGCCTTCGGTGAGCAGGAGGGTCGGGTACGCCTCGGTCAGGTAGTCCGGGGTGTCATCGGGCCAGCCGGCCGCGGCGAAGCCGAGGGCCCAGCCGTCAATGGCGGTGCGGGTATGGGTGAACTCCTCGGGTTCTAGGTCCTCCTGGACGGCGACGGTCAGGGTGTCATGGGCGAGGGTGTACCGGGTCGGCGTACCGGGGCGCGGCTCCACGACCCGGGAGAGCCCCCGCTCCAGGGTCCGGCGGATCGCCAGCGCGGAGTCGTTGACGATCGAGGCGATGTCCCTGCTGCTCAGCGCGCCGCCGGCGACCGTCATCGTGGTCAGGACGGTGCGCGGGACAGGCTCGGCGAGTACGTGATCCAGCTCTTGGCGGGCGCGTAGGAGCAGGCTCGTCGCCGCGGGGAACGGTGTCAGCACCTGGCGGCGGCAGGTGCGCAGCGGGTGGCTGCCGTCCACGTCGAGCGGCACGTCAGAATGGCGGCTCGTCACCAGGACGTGTGCCGCCGGACCGAGAGCGGTCGGGAGCTGCGCGGCGATACTGGGCTCGGCCAGCTCGCGGTAGTCGTTCTCGTCCAGGCCGTCGACGAGCAGCAGCAGGGAAAGTCCGGGGATCCGCATCGCGCGTCCCCAGAGGCTGAGGAAGGCGGCCGCGTCCGGTTCGGCGGGCGGGAACTCACCCAGCAGGACGGCGAGCTGGTCACACATGGCCCGGTGGAACTGCTGGACGCGCATCTGCCCATCGCGCCGGGAGATGACGAACGACACCACGTCGAGCCCGGGGTGGGACCCCGTGGCGAAGCGAGTCACCAGCGAGGTCTTTCCCGCCCAAGGACCGGCGACGAGCACAAGGTAGGGGTCCGGCCCGGTCGCGAACGCTAGGAGGCCGGCGAGC
Proteins encoded in this window:
- a CDS encoding serine protease is translated as MVVDSLAGRCAEVLVEQDGGTGYGSGLRLATSLVATAGHVVEGGGSVRVRLSGGAPDEIVVTGRTVWRGARLDVALVELAPDVPLDEVAPMAIGVVPDEADGRLPFTAIGFPRHQSWTDTGTATWRDSDQIDGVIPLGSSVKRGRLLLHRADGRSLEARDWSGFSGAGVICEGSAVGVVVESAHSGGLEAVRLAAVIGAYEPRAEGEREPEPSATAARELLASHGVVPEPLRGQERRRPAYEAMLRQYAARCAELTGRDRELAGLLAFATGPDPYLVLVAGPWAGKTSLVTRFATGSHPGLDVVSFVISRRDGQMRVQQFHRAMCDQLAVLLGEFPPAEPDAAAFLSLWGRAMRIPGLSLLLLVDGLDENDYRELAEPSIAAQLPTALGPAAHVLVTSRHSDVPLDVDGSHPLRTCRRQVLTPFPAATSLLLRARQELDHVLAEPVPRTVLTTMTVAGGALSSRDIASIVNDSALAIRRTLERGLSRVVEPRPGTPTRYTLAHDTLTVAVQEDLEPEEFTHTRTAIDGWALGFAAAGWPDDTPDYLTEAYPTLLLTEGAGRTLAALASPARRTLLRRRTDGDLAALSELSNAARLLEAAPDCDLTLLTRVSLLRKRIEDDNFTMPFTYPLLLVRLGRAEEGIQFARTLQNVYVQAEALLAIGEHLLDSQPAEARNLIHEAMAVPGRLPLERMPHTVRAALALARHGEPGAADLAREAITESGDERGWSITTAADALAEIDPALTRPLIEEAIEHADAEDRPDFCGLLAPAFAALGELDRLVQHLADLDRDGRKRALLTACSEHFAKGGRRNVPEVLLTALTHEFAASELVESAAYQDEDRARHLLALPASASPGLDLVELAYAALAAHGLDPRQPGASDELLADAARSALANGHLSLAVSLAQDIANPGIRADCLTEIALALLDSDTPQDAAPVVCEVEAVLDETRNTPPPTVLAAFARAAGTAGRTDLATPALELALNTVLQDGDDTSAQWDAQAVASAAARLGHLDLALRIAAAFEADQLDRIDILLGAARGVEAHGDHRSADLDLLIAQVTEGIEKSTDPSVAGWRTRVTHELISLHLRAGHADAALELARRFPRTDLPDLTLELRAHLLSDDIPSAISLIRETALTTPASSPQDRARGQEQAAAMIVEMCDAGHQALCRDVTAQLAGTADPGVTLDGGLWARPWLTAACQATGLTEDFTSLLDTLQHAALVTGAHYVTNTVPLEAVVRLRLWDRYHAEARRLSEVLAEGVLTSLVKAMLDAGLQTEALPLIDDLQEDAAYCLALAAAVNSPPSADLVKRSLAHGFAEDVIAPLAALEPACLQEIAAQLGVIRLPAEQVTLRAPRNS
- a CDS encoding SMI1/KNR4 family protein; this translates as MSEELSRWYRGRLVGGPFWSFDPGECAALEREIGLPLPPAYRSFLQAVGGEKLDYSVRLPACEPEPVQGFDELYQLGRDDAGEYGWGTLMGEYRRSRDGWLAENVPLTGLLPIARNGGSDTLFLDLNPATHGQLHAFVHAIAWPGYLGSHVFTKVTDDFDAYLDSLFIDPDMAEDAWADVAESDPSDLGGGPSRSGWTRNCQAGVLKPGPRPDLQTLSSRVFGSPRNSQGRVAQVVRASSLGSALPSEGSRQGRLPRRPAGLGGPSGPRLWSAWPWPGSERAFSSFDASASVTSGRRTTSVIQPPPPLSPMVMTPWAWSL